ACCGGCGATGGCGAGCACGGCGGTGGCCGCGACAATTCTCCGCCGACTACGCCGCCGGGCCCGGGCGCGCAGCTCCTCCGGGCCGGGCCACCGCACGTCGTGCAGGTCCCGCCGGACCCGTTCGGCGAAGGTCAGGTCGTCACGCATCAGCGGCCTCCTCGAGGTCAGAGACGGCGAGCAGCCCGGCGAGCGCGGCTCGCCCCCGGGAGAGGCGGGCCTTGACGGTGCCCACCGGCGCCTCGGTCTCCCGGGCGACCTCGGCGACCGGCATGCCGAGCAGGTAGTAGAGGGCAATCGCGGTGCGCTGCTCCTCGGGGAGCCGGCGCAGCGCGGCGACCACCTCGACGGTTTCCGTGCCGGGGCCGGGGGTGGTCTCGACGGCGCCGTGCCGCAGGTAGGCGCGGGCGCGGCTGCGCAGGCTGCGCCACCGGCTGACCGCGATCCGGGTGGCCACCACGCGGGTCCACGCCTCCGGGTCGTCGTAGCCGCTCACCGTCGACCAGCGCTGCCAGGCCCGGATGTACGCCTCCTGGACCGCGTCCTGCGCCTCGGCGAGGTTGCCGGTGAGCACGTAGACGAAGCCGAGCAGGCGTTGCCGGCTGCCCCGGTAGAACTCGTCGAAGCCCTCGACGTCCGGCACCTGGCTACCTCCCCCGTGACGGTCGCAGGGGACACGCGCCGGCCGGTGCCGGCGGTTGCCTGCTCAGCCGAGCAATTTCGCCAGTTCGGCCCGGGGGAACTCGCCGGCGGGGATGCGCTCCCGCACGGCGCGGCGTACCGCCTGCTGGACCGCCGCGTTGGCCGGTGTCGGTACGCCGTGCAGGCGGCCGAGCAGCACGATCTCGCCGTTGAGGTGGTCGGTCTCGGCCGAGCCGGCGCCGCGGGCGAGGCTCTGCCAGGTGGAGCCACCGGCCCGCTGCTCGCCGCCGACCGGCCGGTGCTGCACGAGTTCACCCCGCTCGGCCGCCTCCTCCGTACGGTCGGTGTGCGCGATCCCCGCCGCCGCGAGCACAGTTTCCCCCTCGGTCCGGATGCGCTCCGCCAAGCCGTCCGGCACGTCCCGACCGAACAGCGCCTGGAGCGCGTTGGCGAGGTTGCCGAGCAGCTTGCCGTACTTCCACCGCATCACGTCGGGCCGCACCGGCGCGACGAAGCCGGCGGCGGTCAGGTCGGCGGCCACCGCGTGGTCGGTGTCGTCCGATCCGGACGGATAGCGGCCGACGTGCAGCATCCCCGGGTGCGGGTGGCCGTTGGCCACCACCACGCCCGGTTCTAGGTGGGTGGCGGGCAGCCACACGCACACGCCGTGGACCCGCGCGAAGAGGCGCAGCGCGGCGGACTCGTTCGCGACGCCGTTCTGGGTGGTGAGCAGCGGCAGTCGCTCCCCGGCCGTCCCACCACCGGCGACCGGGGCGTCCACCCAGGTGGCGAGCGCCGCCTCGGTGTCCTGCGACTTCACGGTGAGCACCAGCACGGTGTCGGCGGGCAACGGCTGGTCACCGGGGCCGTCCACGGTGGGCAGCCGGAGCGTCCGCTCCTCGTCGGGCTGCCGCAGGGTCAGTCCGCGCTCCCGGATCGCCGCCAGGTGCGCCCCCCGTGCCACCAGCGTCACGTCACGGCCGGCCGAGGCCAACCGCACCCCCACGGTGCCCCCGACGGCCCCCGCCCCCACCACCAGATACCGCACGCGCGTCCCTCCCTCTCCGGTCCCCGTCGATCATGGACTTGTGGTGCCAGGTTTTGGCGCGGTCGGCGGCTTTTGTGAGGCACCACAACTGCATGATCGCCGAGGAGTCACCCGGTCAGACCGGCCTCGGTCAGGATCGGGCCGGTCAGCAGGAGGGCACCGGCCAGGAGGACGGCCACGTTGACCAGGGCGAACACGGTGACCCAGAAGAACGCGGGGAACGGCGTCAGCCCGGCGAGCTGGTCGGCGTCGGAGGCCGGCATCCGACCCCGGGAGCGCACCCGCTGGAGCTCCACCACCGGCCGCACCCCGCCGAGCAGCAGGAACCACACCCCGGCGTACGCGAACGCCGCCTGCACCTGCGGCGAGGCGTACCAGGAGACGGCGAGGACCACGCCGCCGGTCACCAGCAGCGAGATCACCCCGAAGGCGTTGCGGATCATCACGAGCATGGCCAGCAACAACGCGACGGCCACCCAGAGCAGGAGCGTGATGCGGTTGCCGCCGAGCAGCCACGCGCCGGCCAGCCCGACCAGCGGTGGGGCGACATAGCCGGCGAGCAGGGTGAGGATCATGCCGGGCCCACTGGGGCGGCCGGCGGAGAGGGTCAGCCCCGAGGTGTCCGAGTGCAGCCGGATGCCGCGCAGCTTCCGGCCGGTGAGCAGGGCGACCAGCGCGTGACCGCCTTCGTGGGCGATGGTGACGGCGTTGCGGGCGATCCGCCAGGGCAGCCGCGTCGACACGACGACGAGGGCGCCCAGGGCGGTGAGCAGGACCAGCAGCGGCGGCGGGTCGGGCTGCGCGCCGAACAGCCGGTCCCAGAGGTCGGTGAGCCCGTCGAACGACACCATGGGGCGCGAGCCTACCGGCCCGTCCACCGCGCCGTACGGCCCGTCCACCGCCGGCAGCGCGCTCGTCACGCGTCGCATCCGGCCGGGTACGCCACGTCCGGGTCCACCACCCGGGGCAAGCCGGTCGATGAAAGTTTCTTTTGCTCCCCTTGTGATCTAGGGCGCTTACCTCCAAAGATGGGCATCAATTGATGGCGTCTCCTGGAGGCATCCATGACCCCCACCCGATCCCCCCTGCGCCGGCTCCTCGCCGCCGGCGTCACCATCCTCGCCACCGCCGCCGCGACACTGGTCGCCACCGCCGGTCCGGCCTCGGCGGCCACCGTGCCCGGCATCGACGTGTCGCGCTACCAGGGCAGCATCAACTGGACGAGCGTGCGCAACGCCGGCATCCAGTTCGCCTTCATCAAGGCCACCGAGGGGACGAGCTACAAGGACCCGAACTTCAACGCCAACTACGTGAACGCGTACAACGCCGGGGTGATCCGGGGCGCGTACCACTTCGCCCGACCCAACATCTCCTCCGGCGCGGTCCAGGCGAACTACCTCGCATCCAACGGCGGCGCCTGGTCGGCGGACAGCCGTACGCTGCCGGCAGCACTGGACCTGGAGGCGAACCCGTACAGCGGCGGCTACTGCTACGGCCTCAGCACCACCGGCATGCGCAACTGGGTCCAGGACTTCCTGAACACCTACCGCTCCCGCACCGGCCGCTACGCCGTCATCTACACCACGACCAGCTTCTGGAACCAGTGCACCGGCAGCTGGACCGGCCCGTGGGCCAACCACCCCCTGTGGGTGGCCCGCTGGGCGAGCGCCCCCGGCACCCTCCCGGCCGGCGCACCCGTCTGGAGCTTCTGGCAGTACACCAGCACCGGTGCCGTCTCCGGCATCAGCGGCAACGTCGACCGCAACTACTGGAACGGCGACCGCTCCCGCCTGATCGCCCTGGCCAACAACACGCCCTGATCCACCTGGGGAGGTGGTCGGCGGCAGCGGGATCGGCTGCGACCGTACGGTCGACGGCCGGTCCGGCTGCCGCCACGCCGGTGTCGCGAGCCTCCCGTGGTGCGGCCCCGCCACCTGCCCCGGGTCCGTGCGGTCAGGGGCGGGCCGTCAGGCGCGGCGCCGGTGCCCGATGGGCACGGCAACCCGGGCGGGCAGCGCGTCATCGCGGGCGAGCGCGCCGCGCCGGGTCATGCGCCGGGCGGCCACGCCGGTGACGGTGACGGCCACGACGCTGAGCAGCGCGATAAGCGCCGGGATTCCGATACTGGCCAGCAGCAGGACCGCGTCGCCGAGCGCGACGAGCATCCACAGTGCCAGCCGTGGGCGGGCGTCCCTCCGTCGGTAACCCATGTCGTCCCTCCTTCCGTCGTCGAGGATCACTTACCCCCGACGACGGGAGGACATGCGAGTCACTTTCGCACGGACGGGTTTCCCGCGGTCAGTCCCGGCGGTCCGGCACGAATCCCTTGGCGATCCGGTCGAAGTCGGCCAGCTTGGCCTGCCAGTCCTTCTCCGCGACCTCCCAGCGCAGTGCGTAGCCCCGGTTGCTGGCGGTGACGAAGCCACGGTTGCGGACGTGGATCCGCGTCCCGTCGCGGTCCTCCAGCCACTCCCAGTCCGCGCAGGTCTTCCAGAAGTCGCAGCGCTCGATGCTCACGAACTTGTAGTTCGTGACGAAGTTCTTCCGGTCCGGCTCCTTGCTCCGCCAGTCGGCCTCCGCATCCGGCTGCGGATTGTTCGTCCACTGGACCAGGAGCTCGCCCACACCATTGGCCTCGTCGAACACGATCGTGTTCTGGCCCCCGTTGCGGCGGACCCAGCCGTCCGGCAGCGGGAGCGCGAAGCCCGCCGGGTCGCGGTGCAGCTTCCAGCCGGCGGGCAGGGCGTTCGGATCGGCGGACGGGGTCGCCGACGGCGTCGGACTGGGCGCCCCACTGGTCGGCCCCGCCGAGGGCGGCGGCGCCGAACTGGGCGCGGTGGAGGGCGCCGGAGCGCCCGTGGTCGCGGCGGCCTGGCCCCCCGAGCGCTCGGGGTCGTCCCCGTCGGCCAGCAGCGGGACGACGATGGCTAGGCCGAGCAGCAGCACCGCCACCAACGCGCCGATCAGCAGGTTGCGCCGCTTGCGGTCGACCGGCGCACCGGTTTGCGGCGGGATGGAAGCCCGACCGCTCGACGCGGGTGGGCTGACGGGCAGCACCGAGGTGGGCCTGGCCGGCTCGCGAGGCGCGACCTCCGGCTGCGCGGTCTCCGCACGGGTCGACTCCGCACGGGTCGACTCCGGCCGGGTCGACGCGACGGCCGTCGCCTCCTCGGCCGGGGACGCGTCGGTCGACACCGCCGAGTCGACGTCGACCTTGCTCGTCGGGTCGGCGGCGGCCTCGCTGGTCGAGTCGGCGTCGGCCTTGCCGCTCGGGTCGGCGTCGGCCGCCGCCAATCCGGCCGCCGTCGAACCGGTCACCTTCGCCGTCGGGTCGGCGTCGGCAGCGTCGGCGCCAGCGGTGTCGGCACGGGTCAACTTCGTCGTCGGGTCGGCGGGCGGAGCCGTCAGCTTCGCGGTCGGGTCGGCCGGCGGAGCCGTTACCTTCGCGGTCGGGTCGGCGTCAGCCGTGGCACCCGCTCCGGCGACAGCCGCGGCGGCAGCCGGCGGGGTGCGGGGCGCCGGGGGCATGACCGGCGGGTCGCTCCGGTCGGCCGGGCGCGGAGCCGGCACCACGGTCGGGCGCGGCACGCGCGGACCGTTCGGCCCCGGCCGGCGTACGCCGTCGAGCAGAGAGATGCGCGAGCGCTTGCCGCTGGCCCGGCGCAGCAGCCGTTCGGCCACCTCGGCGGTGATCCGCTCGCTCGGGTCCTTGCGCAGCAGGCCCTGCAACACCGGCTTCAGCGGGCCGGCGTTCTTCGACGGCGGCAGCGGCTCGGTGGCGAGTGCCGCGAGGGTGGCGATCGCCGACGGACGCGCGTACGGCGACTTGCCCTCCACGGCGGCGTAGAGCGTGGCGCCCAGCGACCAGAGGTCGGCCTCCGGCCCGGCGGTGCCGTCGCGGGCCCGCTCCGGCGCGATGTATGCCGGCGAACCCAGCACCATGCCGGTGCGGGTGACATTGGGGTCACCCGGAATCGTGGCGAGACCGAAGTCGGTCAGCACCACCCGACCGTCGTTGCCGAGCAGCACGTTGCCCGGCTTGACGTCCCGGTGCATGACGCCGGCCTTGTGCGCGGCCTTCAGGGCGCCGAGCACACCGAGACCGATCTCGATCGCACGGGCCGGCGGCACCGGTCCGGACTCGGCGAGGGTGTCCTGCAACGACTTCGACGCGACGTACTCCATGACGATCCACGGGTCGCCGTCGGTGCGCAGCACGTCGAAGATGCGGACGACGTTGATGTTGTTCAGCCGGGCGATCGCCCGCGCCTCGCGCAGCGAGCGTTCCCGCATCTCACGGCGCTCGTCGTCGGTGAGGCTGGGCGGCGGGACCAACTCCTTGATCGCCACGTCCCGGTGCAGCACCTCGTCGCGCGCCTTCCACACCCGACCCATGCCGCCCTGACCGAGCGGCGAAATGAGCCGGTACCGGTCAGCGACAAGTTGCGGAAGCGCGTTCGACATCGCTGAGACGGTACCCGGAGGCACCGACGGCCACACCGCCGGCACGCCACTGTCCGATACAGGTCGAGCCCTCCGACGCGTACGCTGGCGTCATGTCTGCCGAAGAGCCCCTGTTCCGGGTCGTCCGCGGCGTGCCCACCGCGGAGGAACTGGCCGCGCTCGTCGGGGCGATCGTCGTCCGTTCGCGCCCGGCCGGAGAGCCGGCCCCGGCTCCGGTCTCCACGTGGGCACGCAGCGGCCGACCCGCGGGCCCGGCCCCCGGTCGCGGCTCCTGGCGTACGTCCGGCCTGCCCCGCTGATCGCGGCGCCGCCCCGCCGCGCGGCGCGGACGCCCCTCGATGCGTGATCCGGCGGCCGTGGGGGCTGCCAGGGTGGCGTTCAGCCGTTAACCTCACTCAGGGAAACGAGGCAGTGACGGTGAGGGAGGATCGATGATCCCTGAGGAGGACCACCCAGCCAGCCGGCCGAGTGGCTACGCCGGCATCGAGGCCGACATCCGCCAACTGCGGGAGTTCGCCGACCTGCTCACGGCCGAGGTGGAGCGCGACTACGCGCCGCACCTGCCGCACATCGCCGAGGACATGACGGCTCCCCTGCCCAACCCGTGCGACGCCTTCATCGAGCTGGTTCACTTCCTGCGCGCGCACCACGAGACCCAGCAGGCCACCGTCGAGATGGTGTGGGGCGCACGCGGCGTCACCGGCCACCTCGCCGCCGCCGCGGGCACCGTCGCCGACCGCTACGCCGGCACGGACGCCTTCACCGCCGCGCGCGTGGTCGACGTCGAACAAGCCCTCGCCGACCCCCGCTCCGTCGTCCCCGCCGGCCCGTCGGTGGCGCTGCACGACCCCACCGGGCCGACCGACGGGCCGGTGATCCTGCCGTGATCGAACGGGGCGGCGGCCGCACCTCCGGCCTCACCGACTGGCACCTCATGGACGTCAACAGCATGTGGGCCTGCCTCCAGGACCACGACACGACCAACCACTGGAAGCAGGTCGCCGGTTGGCGCAAGGTCTGCGACCTGGCGCAGACGCACCTGAGCCGGCTCCAGGAATACCGGCGAGGCCTCGCCGCCGCCTGGCCACCCGAGACGAACGCCGCCGCCCGCGTCTACCTGGCCGAACTGGACGAACTCATCGACAAGATCCGCCACACCCACGACGCCGCCGCCACCAACTACACCGCGCTGGCCGCCGCCACCCAGGCCATCAGCGGCACCCGCGCCGCGCTGGAGAAAATCCACGAGGAGTACGCAGCCAAGCTCCAACAGAAGCGGACGTACGAGGCGACCGCCGCCGACCCGAAGGCCGCCATGGGCAGCCGCGTCCCCGACCAGCCGGTGACCGACGCCGACCTGGAACGGCTGAACGTCCAGGCGCGCGGCATCATGTACGGGCTCAGCGGCGAACTCCAACACGCCCAAGTAATGCTCCAACGGCCGCCAGCGGTCCGTCCCCCTCGCGACCCTGGGGACGCAGACGTTTACGGGACCGGAGCCGCGCCCGTGATCCCTCCCATTGCCCCCATCCCTATCGTTGCGACAGGCGGCAGTCGAGCGCCCCGAGGGCCATCCGCCGCCTCTCGATTGCCCAGGATCGCCGACGCAACAGGAGTCGGCCCGGTGCTCGGCGGAGCGAGTACAGGCATAGCCGCCGGATCAACGCAACCTGCCCCGTCCGCTACGTTGCCGTTGACACCATCTGGCCCCGCTCTTAATTCCGCCCCACCACCGGCTCCTCACTCGCCTATCGCTTCCGGAAGGCAGCTCTCGCCTGACCGCGGAAACGGCCGCCCAGCAAGCGGAAGTAGCGGGACGCGCTCAGTCCCACCTCGACTCGGCCCAACCAACGGCTTGATTGGTAGCGCGCCGAATATGAGCCATGGCCCACAGGGGGAAAGCGCCTCGTCTCGTCGCATTAATCCAATCGGCGGCGTGATCGGAGGCGGGGGAGCGGGCACAGCGCCAACCGGCGGAGCTGGTTCCCGGCCCGGGAGTGGCCGCAACTACCCTGGCGGCCAAGCAACGTTTCCGATTGGCGGCGCACCGGGCATGGGGGGTACTAGCTCTCACGCGAGTCCGGCGAGGACAATCCGCCCAGGGGTACCCGAGCCCGGTAAGCCTCAGCACTGGGATCCAGATAACCCCTGGAGGATAGATGAAGGCGTCGCGCCTATAGTTCGTCCCCCTGATGAAAATGGTCCGATCGATCCAGGACCCGCCATCGGACTTGGTCGGTGAAATGAGCGCTGGCCCTGGAGTTCTTGCCGCACTGATCTCGGTGTCCGGAGCATTCGGGTTATCCTACGGCAGCGACCTCAGCTCGCTCTTCAAAGCAAGCCCAGGCGGTGCGGCGCAAGTCCGGGGCGACCAGTGGCATCTGAGGTTTCTCGACATGGAACGGGCGCATCTGGTCAGCAGAGGGCAGAGTATTACTATCGCGGTACCCGATACCGGCGTCGATCCACACCCCGATCTTCGCAAGAATATCCTCCCCGGCATCGACATCATTCCGGGCGGTGACGGCACGGGACGGAAGGACCGCGACAGCCACGGGACCGGCATGGCAGGGCTTATCGCGGCTCACGGGCAATCCGATGGAACTGGCGCGCTCGGCATCGCTCCAGCGGCGAAGATCCTTCCGATTTACGATTCTCCGCCTAACGCCGACGGCGATCCAGAGGCGCTTGCCGAGGGCATCGAGTTTGCCACGAGGAAAAGCGTCGACATCATCAGCATATCCAGTGGCGGAGGGTCGAGTCCGCGACTCGTTCGAGCAGTCAACACCGCGATAGCCTCCGAAATAGTCATAGTTGCCGCAGCCGGAAACAGGCCCGAAGACATTGCGGTCGCCTACCCTGCTTCTGAAAGCAGCGTCATAGCAGTTGGCGGCGTGGACCGAGAGGGGAAATTGGCATCTGTCTCGGTCGCTGGCCCCGAGGTCGACGTGGTAGCGCCGGCGGTTGACATCTATAGCACCAGCATTGATGGGAAATACCG
This genomic stretch from Micromonospora krabiensis harbors:
- a CDS encoding SigE family RNA polymerase sigma factor, yielding MPDVEGFDEFYRGSRQRLLGFVYVLTGNLAEAQDAVQEAYIRAWQRWSTVSGYDDPEAWTRVVATRIAVSRWRSLRSRARAYLRHGAVETTPGPGTETVEVVAALRRLPEEQRTAIALYYLLGMPVAEVARETEAPVGTVKARLSRGRAALAGLLAVSDLEEAADA
- a CDS encoding ketopantoate reductase family protein, with protein sequence MRYLVVGAGAVGGTVGVRLASAGRDVTLVARGAHLAAIRERGLTLRQPDEERTLRLPTVDGPGDQPLPADTVLVLTVKSQDTEAALATWVDAPVAGGGTAGERLPLLTTQNGVANESAALRLFARVHGVCVWLPATHLEPGVVVANGHPHPGMLHVGRYPSGSDDTDHAVAADLTAAGFVAPVRPDVMRWKYGKLLGNLANALQALFGRDVPDGLAERIRTEGETVLAAAGIAHTDRTEEAAERGELVQHRPVGGEQRAGGSTWQSLARGAGSAETDHLNGEIVLLGRLHGVPTPANAAVQQAVRRAVRERIPAGEFPRAELAKLLG
- a CDS encoding M50 family metallopeptidase, whose protein sequence is MVSFDGLTDLWDRLFGAQPDPPPLLVLLTALGALVVVSTRLPWRIARNAVTIAHEGGHALVALLTGRKLRGIRLHSDTSGLTLSAGRPSGPGMILTLLAGYVAPPLVGLAGAWLLGGNRITLLLWVAVALLLAMLVMIRNAFGVISLLVTGGVVLAVSWYASPQVQAAFAYAGVWFLLLGGVRPVVELQRVRSRGRMPASDADQLAGLTPFPAFFWVTVFALVNVAVLLAGALLLTGPILTEAGLTG
- a CDS encoding GH25 family lysozyme, which codes for MTPTRSPLRRLLAAGVTILATAAATLVATAGPASAATVPGIDVSRYQGSINWTSVRNAGIQFAFIKATEGTSYKDPNFNANYVNAYNAGVIRGAYHFARPNISSGAVQANYLASNGGAWSADSRTLPAALDLEANPYSGGYCYGLSTTGMRNWVQDFLNTYRSRTGRYAVIYTTTSFWNQCTGSWTGPWANHPLWVARWASAPGTLPAGAPVWSFWQYTSTGAVSGISGNVDRNYWNGDRSRLIALANNTP
- a CDS encoding serine/threonine-protein kinase, which gives rise to MSNALPQLVADRYRLISPLGQGGMGRVWKARDEVLHRDVAIKELVPPPSLTDDERREMRERSLREARAIARLNNINVVRIFDVLRTDGDPWIVMEYVASKSLQDTLAESGPVPPARAIEIGLGVLGALKAAHKAGVMHRDVKPGNVLLGNDGRVVLTDFGLATIPGDPNVTRTGMVLGSPAYIAPERARDGTAGPEADLWSLGATLYAAVEGKSPYARPSAIATLAALATEPLPPSKNAGPLKPVLQGLLRKDPSERITAEVAERLLRRASGKRSRISLLDGVRRPGPNGPRVPRPTVVPAPRPADRSDPPVMPPAPRTPPAAAAAVAGAGATADADPTAKVTAPPADPTAKLTAPPADPTTKLTRADTAGADAADADPTAKVTGSTAAGLAAADADPSGKADADSTSEAAADPTSKVDVDSAVSTDASPAEEATAVASTRPESTRAESTRAETAQPEVAPREPARPTSVLPVSPPASSGRASIPPQTGAPVDRKRRNLLIGALVAVLLLGLAIVVPLLADGDDPERSGGQAAATTGAPAPSTAPSSAPPPSAGPTSGAPSPTPSATPSADPNALPAGWKLHRDPAGFALPLPDGWVRRNGGQNTIVFDEANGVGELLVQWTNNPQPDAEADWRSKEPDRKNFVTNYKFVSIERCDFWKTCADWEWLEDRDGTRIHVRNRGFVTASNRGYALRWEVAEKDWQAKLADFDRIAKGFVPDRRD
- a CDS encoding acyl-CoA carboxylase subunit epsilon, encoding MSAEEPLFRVVRGVPTAEELAALVGAIVVRSRPAGEPAPAPVSTWARSGRPAGPAPGRGSWRTSGLPR
- a CDS encoding S8 family serine peptidase, with translation MERAHLVSRGQSITIAVPDTGVDPHPDLRKNILPGIDIIPGGDGTGRKDRDSHGTGMAGLIAAHGQSDGTGALGIAPAAKILPIYDSPPNADGDPEALAEGIEFATRKSVDIISISSGGGSSPRLVRAVNTAIASEIVIVAAAGNRPEDIAVAYPASESSVIAVGGVDREGKLASVSVAGPEVDVVAPAVDIYSTSIDGKYRKGTGTSDATAIVAGAAALIRSKYPDMSAREVAHRLTATAVDKGPPGRDDEYGYGVIDIVAALTADVPPLGSETPSATAPVAGGPTATAAPGGTDDGATVRGLVTLGVIVAVGVTWAVIVRRRRRGDDPPPRISR